In the genome of Doryrhamphus excisus isolate RoL2022-K1 chromosome 11, RoL_Dexc_1.0, whole genome shotgun sequence, one region contains:
- the rbmx2 gene encoding RNA-binding motif protein, X-linked 2: MNPLTKVKLINELNEREAHLGINEIASWHSEYKDSAWIFVGGFPYELSEGDIICVFSQYGEVVNINLVRDKKTGKSKGFCFLCYEDQRSTILAVDNFNGIKIKGRTIRVDHVKDYRPPKDTEDMDDITRKLREDGCAPKVCHSPASSSCEEDEQYLVPVKKTKKDKKEKKKKKEKKKERQSSPRPPTIRVKEEKEDSAYDKYNQRRAPAAPEHMGQRAKEDRRARDEDRGDEDRRRRGDEDDRRRRREDEDRKRRGDNNRDNDRRRDVDRHRR; this comes from the exons TCCGCTGACCAAAGTGAAGTTGATCAATGAGCTGAACGAGAGAGAGGCTCATTTGGGAATTAATGAGATCGCTTCGTGGCACAGCGAGTACAAAGACAGCGCCTGGATATTTGTTG GAGGTTTTCCATACGAGTTGTCTGAAGGTGACATCATCTGCGTCTTCTCTCA GTATGGAGAGGTCGTCAACATCAATCTGGTGCGGGACAAGAAGACGGGTAAGTCCAAAGGGTTCTGCTTCTTGTGCTACGAGGACCAGAGGAGCACCATCTTGGCGGTGGACAACTTTAACGGCATCAAG ATCAAAGGTCGCACCATCCGTGTGGACCACGTCAAAGACTACCGTCCCCCCAAGGACACAGAGGACATGGACGACATCACCCGAAAATTGAGGGAGGACGGCTGCGCTCCCAAAGTGTGCCACTctcctgcctcctcctcctgtgagGAAGATGAACAGTACCTCGTTCCTGTGAAAAAGACTAAAAAAG acaagaaggagaagaagaaaaagaaggagaagaagaaagagagacAATCCTCTCCTCGTCCTCCCACCATCAGAGTgaaagaggagaaggaggactCCGCCTATGACAAATACAATCAGAGGAGGGCGCCAGCGGCACCAGAACACATGGGGCAAAGAGCCAAGGAGGACAGGAGAGCAAGGGATGAGGACAGAGGGGATGAGGACAGACGAAGAAGAGGCGATGAGGATGacaggagaagaaggagagaaGATGAGGACAGAAAAAGAAGAGGAGACAACAACAGGGACAATGATAGGAGGCGGGATGTGGACAGACACAGACGATGA